In a single window of the Streptomyces cinnabarinus genome:
- a CDS encoding bifunctional glycosyltransferase/CDP-glycerol:glycerophosphate glycerophosphotransferase, with protein sequence MPRFSVIVPAYKVQAYLHECLESVLAQSCPDLEVIAVDDASPDACGAIIEEFATRDVRVRPVRLARNQGPGPARNAGMAEATGDYLLFLDGDDTLTPGALQAITDRLKETGGPDVLVHGHADISWTGEPVIDPAAAARLGERGPAPFRPADRPGLLRLPTAPWNKTYRREFIEREGFSFPPGLYEDTPWTFPVLLAAESIATLDRVCAHHRQRRAKSAPSRRHFDVLEQYDRVFAFLAERPELARWRPVLFRRMADHLATVYARRDRLPRGSRAEFLRLARALCRRHHAPGAPVPLRDRLRHAPVRLGLHRTHRALRRTGALGRTAGKVTVKLGGTLRAALLRLHYRVQLRLPLHRDRAVFSAYGGAGHGCNPGALEEAFRAHAPHIRTAWIAHPGHHHTVPAATRRITPGTAAYWTALARSKYLVDNTGPDHRPVKRRGQIVVRTQSGTPLKHQGLDLLERPAAGAGTDFAALLETVDTWDYVVSANRHSTLVGERVHPGSYRTLEYGQPRNDVFQQATSADVTRLRESLGVPGNAVAILYAPTHRDYRRTQRSPLDLDQVVSRLGPRFVILARAHRRHGGPLDPGATSPRVIDVTGHPSVESLCLASDVLVTDYSSIMFDYAGLDRPIVLHTDDQEAYEAARGTYFDLRAFPPGAIARSEDELIDIFATGHWRGSRSAQLRSAFRTRFCPYDDGRAAERVVRHVVLGEQGLPPVIPPADRHPVPSAASRAGSPLTLPPQPSVPLLLTDSL encoded by the coding sequence GTGCCCCGGTTCAGTGTCATCGTCCCCGCGTACAAGGTTCAGGCGTATCTGCACGAGTGCCTGGAGTCGGTGCTCGCGCAGTCGTGTCCCGATCTCGAAGTGATCGCCGTCGACGACGCCTCGCCGGACGCCTGTGGCGCGATCATCGAGGAGTTCGCGACCCGCGACGTCCGGGTACGTCCGGTGCGCCTGGCCCGCAACCAGGGCCCGGGACCGGCCCGCAACGCGGGCATGGCGGAGGCGACCGGCGACTATCTGCTCTTCCTCGACGGCGACGACACGCTCACCCCGGGCGCCCTCCAGGCGATCACCGACCGGCTGAAGGAGACGGGCGGGCCGGATGTCCTGGTCCATGGCCACGCCGACATCTCCTGGACCGGCGAGCCGGTCATCGACCCGGCCGCCGCCGCCCGACTCGGCGAGCGGGGCCCTGCGCCGTTCCGGCCGGCGGACCGCCCGGGTCTGCTGCGGCTGCCGACGGCACCCTGGAACAAGACCTACCGGCGGGAGTTCATCGAGCGCGAGGGCTTCTCCTTCCCGCCCGGCCTGTACGAGGACACCCCCTGGACCTTCCCGGTCCTGCTGGCGGCGGAGTCCATCGCGACCCTGGACCGGGTCTGCGCGCACCACCGGCAGCGCCGCGCCAAGAGCGCCCCGAGCCGCCGCCACTTCGACGTCCTGGAGCAGTACGACCGGGTCTTCGCGTTCCTCGCCGAGCGCCCCGAACTCGCCCGCTGGCGGCCGGTGCTGTTCCGCCGTATGGCCGACCATCTCGCGACGGTGTACGCGCGCCGCGACCGGCTCCCGCGCGGCAGCCGCGCCGAGTTCCTGCGCCTGGCCCGCGCCCTGTGCCGCCGCCATCACGCCCCGGGCGCCCCCGTCCCGCTCCGCGACCGCCTGCGCCACGCCCCGGTCCGGCTCGGCCTGCACCGCACCCACCGCGCCCTGCGACGGACCGGCGCGCTCGGCCGCACGGCCGGCAAGGTCACCGTGAAACTGGGCGGCACCCTGCGCGCGGCCCTCCTGCGCCTGCACTACCGCGTCCAGCTCCGGCTGCCCCTGCACCGGGACCGGGCGGTGTTCTCCGCGTACGGCGGCGCGGGCCACGGCTGCAACCCGGGTGCCCTGGAGGAGGCGTTCCGCGCCCACGCCCCGCACATCCGCACGGCCTGGATCGCGCACCCCGGGCACCATCACACCGTCCCGGCCGCCACCCGCCGTATCACCCCCGGCACGGCCGCCTACTGGACGGCGCTGGCCCGCTCCAAGTACCTGGTCGACAACACCGGCCCGGACCACCGGCCGGTCAAGCGACGGGGCCAGATCGTGGTGCGGACCCAGTCCGGCACCCCTCTCAAGCACCAGGGCCTGGACCTGCTGGAACGCCCGGCGGCCGGGGCGGGCACGGACTTCGCGGCGCTCCTGGAGACCGTCGACACCTGGGACTACGTCGTCTCCGCCAACCGCCACTCCACCCTGGTCGGGGAGCGGGTGCACCCGGGCTCGTACAGGACACTGGAGTACGGCCAGCCCCGCAACGACGTGTTCCAGCAGGCGACTTCGGCGGATGTGACCCGGCTGCGCGAGTCGCTCGGCGTCCCCGGGAACGCGGTGGCGATCCTGTACGCCCCGACCCACCGCGACTACCGCCGCACCCAGCGCAGCCCGCTGGACCTGGACCAGGTGGTGAGCCGGCTCGGCCCCCGCTTCGTGATCCTGGCCCGCGCCCACCGCCGCCACGGCGGCCCGCTCGACCCCGGCGCGACCTCGCCGCGGGTCATCGACGTCACCGGCCACCCGAGTGTGGAGTCGCTCTGCCTGGCCTCGGACGTCCTGGTCACCGACTACTCGTCGATCATGTTCGACTACGCGGGCCTGGACCGCCCGATCGTGCTGCACACCGACGACCAGGAGGCCTACGAGGCCGCCCGCGGCACCTACTTCGACCTGCGCGCCTTCCCGCCGGGCGCGATCGCGCGCAGCGAGGACGAGCTGATCGACATCTTCGCCACCGGCCACTGGCGCGGCTCCCGCTCCGCCCAGTTGCGCTCGGCGTTCCGGACGCGTTTCTGCCCGTACGACGACGGCCGCGCCGCCGAACGGGTCGTACGCCATGTGGTGCTCGGTGAGCAGGGCCTGCCGCCGGTGATTCCGCCGGCGGACCGGCACCCGGTGCCCTCGGCGGCGTCCCGCGCGGGCTCCCCGCTCACGCTGCCGCCGCAGCCGTCGGTGCCGCTGCTCCTGACGGACAGCCTGTGA
- a CDS encoding organic hydroperoxide resistance protein, with protein sequence MDAIYTAVATATHGREGRAISSDGKLDLQLAPPVELGGNGEGTNPEQLFAAGYAACFASALGLVGRQAKVDVTDAAVTGEVGIGKQGVGFGLKVTLRVELPGTVDEATGRKLVEQAHQVCPYSNATRGNIDVDLVIE encoded by the coding sequence ATGGACGCGATCTACACCGCAGTCGCCACCGCCACCCACGGCCGCGAGGGCCGCGCCATCAGCTCCGACGGCAAGCTCGACCTCCAGCTCGCCCCGCCGGTGGAGCTCGGCGGCAACGGCGAGGGCACCAACCCCGAGCAGCTCTTCGCTGCCGGTTACGCGGCCTGTTTCGCCAGCGCCCTCGGTCTCGTCGGCCGCCAGGCCAAGGTGGACGTCACCGACGCAGCCGTCACCGGTGAGGTCGGCATCGGCAAGCAGGGTGTGGGCTTCGGCCTGAAGGTGACGCTGCGCGTCGAGCTGCCCGGCACGGTGGACGAGGCGACCGGCCGCAAGCTGGTCGAGCAGGCCCACCAGGTCTGCCCGTACTCCAACGCCACCCGCGGCAACATCGACGTCGACCTCGTCATCGAGTAG
- a CDS encoding MarR family winged helix-turn-helix transcriptional regulator, giving the protein MGNKSYPGAMNRPETPGAPQEAWLRLDRQICFSLHAASRAFNGVYRVILKDLGLTYPQYLVMLVLWERGDLPVKKLGEHLRLDSGTLSPLLKRLEGAGLVRRERSARDERSVEVRLTEEGAALREQALQVPRRIAAATGFDVEEINALRSRLDELTVALDSAALSAAAQ; this is encoded by the coding sequence ATGGGGAACAAGAGCTACCCTGGAGCCATGAACCGGCCCGAGACACCCGGCGCGCCCCAGGAGGCATGGCTCCGCCTGGACCGCCAGATCTGCTTCTCCCTGCACGCGGCCTCGCGCGCCTTCAACGGCGTCTACCGCGTGATCCTCAAGGACCTCGGTCTCACCTATCCGCAGTACCTGGTGATGCTGGTGCTGTGGGAGCGAGGCGACCTGCCCGTCAAGAAGTTGGGCGAGCATCTGCGGCTCGACTCCGGCACGCTGTCGCCGCTGCTGAAGCGGCTGGAGGGGGCCGGCCTGGTCCGGCGGGAGCGCAGCGCGCGGGACGAGCGGTCGGTGGAGGTGCGGCTGACCGAGGAGGGCGCGGCACTGCGGGAGCAGGCGCTTCAGGTGCCGCGCCGGATCGCGGCGGCGACGGGCTTCGACGTGGAGGAGATCAACGCCCTGCGGTCCCGGCTGGACGAGCTGACCGTGGCCCTGGACTCGGCGGCGCTGTCGGCGGCAGCACAGTAG
- the galE gene encoding UDP-glucose 4-epimerase GalE translates to MTWLITGGAGYIGAHVVRAMSEAGERTVVYDDLSTGISERVPDGVPLVVGSTLDAEHVTRALLDHEITGVVHLAAKKQVGESMEHPLLYYRENVEGLRILLESVTRMGVPSFVFSSSAAVYGMPDVDLVTEETPCVPISPYGETKLAGEWLVRATARATGLSTASLRYFNVAGAAAPELADVGVYNLIPMVFERLTANDPPRIFGDDYPTPDGTCIRDYIHVADLAEAHVAAARTLRSSPGRDLTLNIGRGEGVSVREMIDRINAITGYDRPPTTTPRRPGDPARVVASATRAATELTWKAKYDVQDMITSAWEGWIRQHPSAARG, encoded by the coding sequence ATGACCTGGCTGATCACCGGCGGTGCCGGATACATCGGGGCGCACGTCGTACGGGCGATGTCCGAGGCGGGCGAGCGGACGGTGGTCTACGACGACCTGTCCACCGGAATCTCCGAACGCGTGCCCGACGGCGTCCCGCTGGTCGTGGGCTCCACCCTGGACGCCGAGCACGTGACCCGTGCCCTCCTGGACCACGAGATCACCGGGGTCGTCCACCTGGCGGCGAAGAAGCAGGTGGGCGAGTCGATGGAGCACCCACTGCTCTACTACCGCGAGAACGTCGAAGGGCTGCGCATCCTCCTGGAGTCGGTGACCAGGATGGGCGTCCCGTCCTTCGTCTTCTCCTCCTCCGCCGCGGTCTACGGCATGCCGGACGTGGACCTGGTGACCGAGGAGACCCCGTGCGTCCCGATCTCGCCGTACGGCGAGACCAAGCTGGCGGGCGAATGGCTGGTCCGGGCGACGGCGCGGGCGACAGGCCTGTCCACGGCCTCCCTGCGCTACTTCAACGTCGCGGGCGCGGCGGCCCCGGAACTGGCGGACGTGGGCGTCTACAACCTGATCCCGATGGTCTTCGAACGCCTCACCGCGAACGACCCCCCGCGCATCTTCGGCGACGACTACCCCACCCCCGACGGCACCTGCATCCGCGACTACATCCACGTCGCCGACCTGGCCGAGGCCCACGTGGCCGCGGCCCGCACCCTCCGCTCCTCCCCCGGCCGCGACCTCACCCTGAACATCGGCCGCGGCGAGGGCGTCTCGGTCCGCGAAATGATCGACCGGATCAACGCCATCACCGGCTACGACCGCCCTCCGACCACCACCCCGCGCCGCCCCGGCGACCCCGCCCGAGTAGTGGCCTCCGCCACCCGAGCCGCCACCGAACTCACCTGGAAGGCCAAGTACGACGTCCAGGACATGATCACGTCGGCCTGGGAAGGCTGGATCCGCCAGCATCCGTCGGCGGCCCGCGGCTAG
- a CDS encoding ADP-ribosylglycohydrolase family protein — protein sequence MPASHLDRAVGAVIGSAVGDALGAPFEFGPEGAFSARFPSRGEGGEMCGGGGWDPGEATDDTQMAVLIAESLLECEGLELPDVFRRFQRWAAAEPKDIGLQTEAVLSSGDPWDTAAALHFQVSQRAAGNGALMRAAPAAVYFAPYGSKATMDAARCLSALTHGDRAAWEGTAIFHELTRVTLAGDDPLTAVEETLRHVHPDHVERYATVLAPDWHPDQATEFNGAVWPCLGSALWALRTTASHEEAVRAAVDLGGDTDTVAAVTGGLAGAVYGIGAVPRRWTELLHVPLPGFGERVLDAGELAALARGLVTAP from the coding sequence ATGCCCGCATCCCACCTTGATCGAGCAGTCGGCGCGGTCATCGGCTCGGCCGTCGGCGACGCGCTGGGCGCCCCCTTCGAGTTCGGCCCCGAGGGCGCCTTCTCCGCTCGCTTCCCCTCCCGCGGAGAGGGCGGTGAGATGTGCGGGGGCGGCGGCTGGGACCCGGGCGAGGCCACGGACGACACGCAGATGGCAGTGCTGATCGCGGAGTCTCTGCTGGAGTGCGAAGGGCTCGAACTCCCGGACGTGTTCCGGCGGTTCCAGCGCTGGGCCGCGGCCGAGCCGAAGGACATCGGGCTCCAGACGGAGGCGGTCCTGAGCAGTGGCGACCCCTGGGACACGGCGGCGGCGCTGCATTTCCAGGTGAGCCAACGGGCGGCGGGAAACGGCGCGCTGATGAGGGCGGCACCCGCGGCCGTGTACTTCGCGCCGTACGGCAGCAAGGCCACGATGGACGCCGCCCGGTGTCTGTCGGCGCTGACTCACGGGGACCGGGCCGCCTGGGAGGGCACGGCGATCTTCCACGAGCTGACGCGGGTGACGCTGGCCGGCGACGATCCCCTGACGGCGGTGGAGGAGACCCTGCGGCACGTCCACCCCGACCACGTCGAGCGCTACGCCACCGTCCTCGCCCCGGACTGGCACCCCGACCAGGCCACCGAGTTCAACGGCGCCGTCTGGCCCTGCCTGGGCTCGGCGCTCTGGGCGCTGCGCACCACGGCCTCCCACGAGGAGGCGGTACGCGCCGCCGTCGACCTGGGCGGCGACACGGACACGGTCGCGGCGGTGACGGGCGGCCTGGCGGGAGCGGTGTACGGCATCGGCGCCGTACCGCGGCGCTGGACGGAGCTGCTGCACGTCCCCCTGCCGGGGTTCGGCGAACGGGTACTGGACGCCGGGGAGTTGGCGGCGCTGGCGCGCGGCCTGGTCACAGCGCCTTGA
- a CDS encoding TetR/AcrR family transcriptional regulator: MTTNADGPQPRPRRRAPAGAAVLRADVTEAIRAAVFEELAAVGYARMSIEGIARRAGVGKTAVYRRWRSKLHLVLDVVSALAVQGLPMPDTGSLEGDLRLLYEVTSRALRHPVASQIIPDLQAEAARNPEIAEAMQKALREGQDGVATGIVAAAEGRGELRQGLDHDLALDLISGPLYWRSVVIRSPKLPKGYLASLARATAGALKAL; the protein is encoded by the coding sequence ATGACGACGAACGCCGACGGACCCCAGCCGCGTCCGCGCCGCCGGGCCCCCGCGGGGGCGGCCGTGCTGCGGGCGGACGTGACGGAAGCGATCCGGGCGGCCGTGTTCGAGGAGCTGGCAGCCGTTGGCTATGCGCGCATGTCGATCGAGGGCATCGCGCGGCGCGCGGGCGTCGGCAAGACGGCGGTGTACCGGCGCTGGCGCTCAAAGCTGCACCTGGTCCTGGACGTCGTCTCGGCCCTGGCGGTACAAGGCCTGCCCATGCCGGACACCGGCTCCCTGGAAGGCGACCTGCGCCTCCTCTACGAGGTGACCTCCCGCGCCCTGCGCCACCCCGTCGCCTCCCAGATCATCCCCGACCTCCAGGCGGAGGCCGCCCGCAATCCCGAGATCGCCGAGGCCATGCAGAAGGCGCTGCGGGAAGGCCAGGACGGCGTGGCCACCGGCATCGTCGCGGCGGCGGAAGGACGCGGCGAGCTCCGCCAGGGCCTCGACCACGACCTGGCCCTGGACCTGATCTCGGGCCCGCTGTACTGGCGCTCGGTGGTGATCCGCAGCCCAAAGCTCCCGAAGGGCTACCTGGCGTCCTTGGCCAGGGCTACGGCGGGGGCGCTCAAGGCGCTGTGA
- a CDS encoding ABC transporter permease, which yields MSQVLDTPPPTTTAPPADVDLAALAARHGLAVSGARPTLPEYVRQLWARRHFIAAFSTAKLTAQYSQAKLGQLWQIMNPLLNAAVYFLIFGVLLGTKDGVPDYVPFLVTGVFIWTFTQSSILAGTRAISGNLGLVRALHFPRAALPISFCLQQLQQLLFSMGALAVILLAFGVPVAASWLLAVPVLVLQFTFNAGVSLIMARIGAKTPDIAQLMPFVLRTWMYTSGVMWSIEHLLTKHQDWPSWVGPVLQANPPAVYIDLMRFALIDSFHGSQLPPHVWALAAGWALLAGIGGFIYFWKAEETYGRG from the coding sequence GTGAGCCAGGTCCTCGACACACCGCCCCCGACGACGACGGCCCCACCCGCCGACGTCGACCTCGCGGCCCTCGCCGCCCGCCACGGCCTCGCGGTCAGCGGTGCCCGCCCGACCCTGCCCGAGTACGTCCGCCAGCTGTGGGCCCGGCGCCACTTCATCGCCGCGTTCTCCACCGCCAAGCTCACCGCCCAGTACAGCCAGGCCAAGCTCGGCCAGCTCTGGCAGATCATGAACCCGCTGCTGAACGCGGCCGTCTACTTCCTGATCTTCGGCGTGCTGCTGGGCACCAAGGACGGCGTACCGGACTACGTCCCGTTCCTGGTCACGGGTGTGTTCATCTGGACCTTCACGCAGAGCTCGATCCTCGCGGGCACCCGCGCCATCTCCGGCAACCTCGGCCTGGTGCGCGCCCTGCACTTCCCGCGAGCCGCGCTGCCGATCTCCTTCTGCCTCCAGCAGCTCCAGCAGCTGCTGTTCTCGATGGGCGCCCTGGCCGTCATCCTGCTCGCCTTCGGGGTCCCGGTCGCCGCCTCCTGGCTGCTCGCCGTCCCGGTCCTGGTGCTCCAGTTCACCTTCAACGCGGGTGTCTCGCTGATCATGGCCCGGATCGGCGCCAAGACCCCCGACATCGCCCAGCTGATGCCGTTCGTGCTGCGCACCTGGATGTACACCTCCGGCGTGATGTGGAGCATCGAGCACCTGCTCACCAAGCACCAGGACTGGCCGTCCTGGGTGGGCCCCGTGCTCCAGGCCAACCCGCCCGCCGTCTACATCGACCTGATGCGCTTCGCGCTGATCGACAGCTTCCACGGAAGCCAGCTCCCGCCGCATGTGTGGGCGCTCGCCGCCGGCTGGGCCCTGCTGGCCGGCATCGGCGGATTCATCTACTTCTGGAAGGCTGAGGAGACGTACGGCCGTGGCTGA
- a CDS encoding ABC transporter ATP-binding protein, with translation MRRRTAVAENAENTTGNTDAQVPTVIADRVDIVYRVNGTGGGRGSATAALNRILRRKQTEKASGVRTVHAVKKVSFVAYKGEAIGLIGTNGSGKSTLLKAVAGLLPVESGAIYTDGQPSLLGVNAALMGDLTGERNVYLGGLAMGMSREQIKERYQEIVDFSGINDKGDFITLPMRTYSSGMGARLRFSIAAAKDHDVLLIDEALATGDANFRKRSEARIRELRKEAGTVFLVSHNNKSIRDTCDRVLWLERGELRMDGPTEDVLKEYEAFTGDKKPKAKPKPKATQPA, from the coding sequence CTGAGGAGACGTACGGCCGTGGCTGAGAACGCTGAGAACACCACCGGGAACACCGACGCGCAGGTCCCCACCGTCATCGCCGACCGCGTCGACATCGTCTATCGCGTCAACGGCACCGGCGGCGGCCGCGGTTCCGCCACCGCCGCCCTCAACCGCATCCTGCGCCGGAAGCAGACCGAGAAGGCGTCCGGCGTCCGCACGGTGCACGCCGTGAAGAAGGTGTCCTTCGTCGCCTACAAGGGCGAGGCCATCGGCCTGATCGGCACCAACGGCTCCGGGAAGTCGACGCTGCTGAAGGCGGTCGCGGGACTCCTCCCCGTGGAGAGCGGCGCCATCTACACCGACGGCCAGCCCTCCCTGCTCGGCGTCAACGCGGCCCTGATGGGCGACCTGACCGGCGAACGCAACGTCTACCTCGGCGGGCTCGCCATGGGCATGTCCCGCGAGCAGATCAAGGAGCGGTATCAGGAGATCGTCGACTTCTCCGGGATCAACGACAAGGGCGACTTCATCACCCTGCCGATGCGCACCTACTCCTCCGGCATGGGCGCCCGGCTCCGTTTCTCCATCGCCGCCGCCAAGGACCACGACGTCCTGCTCATCGACGAGGCCCTCGCCACCGGCGACGCGAACTTCCGCAAGCGCTCCGAGGCCCGCATCCGCGAGCTGCGCAAGGAGGCCGGCACGGTGTTCCTGGTCAGCCACAACAACAAGTCGATCCGCGACACCTGCGACCGCGTCCTGTGGCTGGAGCGCGGCGAGCTGCGCATGGACGGCCCCACGGAGGACGTCCTGAAGGAGTACGAGGCCTTCACCGGCGACAAGAAGCCCAAGGCCAAGCCGAAGCCGAAGGCCACCCAGCCCGCGTAA